A single region of the Sphingomonas sp. LY29 genome encodes:
- a CDS encoding M13 family metallopeptidase, which translates to MATTAPEPTPVASAEAVAEPAAPEAPKPQLGTFGFDTAGMDTTVLPGNNFYQYANGTWAKNTPIPADKSNYGMFGALDDLSRERTRVIIEEAAKDPSNKIGAAYSTYLDTNGIEAKGLAPFQPWLGEIKALDNRSGYASLLAKAGRYGIGTPFGLGIGQDDKNPDRYVTGLYQGGLGMPDRDYYLSADPKIVATRTRYLEHLTTMMTLAGEANAAARAKALLDFETQIARVHWTRTESRDATKTYNLMSLAKLRAASPGFDMASYISESGIRADEVNVAQPSAITGIARIVSRAPLGVLRDQLLIRSLDSYAHVLPSAIDRENFAFYGTTLSGTPEQEVRWKRGVSFVTGALSDDVSKIYVERHFPAETKAAADALVKNVVEAMGRRIDGLAWMAPATKQRARAKLANFTTKIGYPDRWQDYAALTITPGDALGNALRAAEWQHQDSVSKLGQPIRRWEWGMTPMTVNAYANFGMQEIVFPAAILQPPFFDPNADPAVNYGGIGAVIGHEISHHFDDQGAKYDERGRLQEWWTDADRKAFAASTKALVSQYDAYQVFPGANVKGDFTLGENIGDLAGLTVAYDAYRHSLNGAQPVEIDGTTGDQRFYLGWAQVWRRNYREANLRQRLITDPHSPSEQRVAVVRNLDPWYDAYKVQPGQALYLSPEQRVRIW; encoded by the coding sequence ATGGCGACGACGGCGCCCGAGCCTACTCCGGTCGCCAGTGCCGAGGCAGTCGCCGAGCCGGCCGCGCCCGAAGCGCCGAAGCCGCAACTGGGCACCTTCGGCTTCGATACGGCGGGCATGGACACCACCGTCCTGCCGGGAAACAACTTCTACCAATATGCCAACGGGACTTGGGCGAAGAACACGCCGATCCCCGCCGACAAGTCCAACTACGGCATGTTCGGCGCGCTCGACGATCTGTCGCGTGAGCGGACCCGCGTGATCATCGAGGAAGCGGCGAAGGATCCATCGAACAAGATCGGCGCGGCCTATTCCACGTACCTCGACACCAACGGCATCGAAGCCAAAGGCCTCGCGCCGTTTCAGCCGTGGCTGGGCGAGATCAAGGCGCTCGACAACCGCTCGGGCTATGCCTCGCTCCTGGCGAAGGCCGGTCGCTACGGTATCGGGACGCCGTTCGGCCTCGGCATCGGGCAGGACGACAAGAACCCCGATCGCTACGTCACCGGTCTTTACCAGGGCGGGCTCGGCATGCCCGACCGCGACTATTATCTGTCGGCCGATCCCAAGATCGTCGCGACGCGGACGCGCTATCTCGAGCATCTCACAACGATGATGACGCTGGCCGGGGAGGCAAATGCCGCCGCCCGCGCCAAGGCGCTGCTCGATTTCGAAACGCAGATCGCGCGCGTCCACTGGACGCGCACCGAGAGCCGTGACGCGACCAAGACCTACAATCTCATGTCGCTCGCCAAGCTTCGTGCGGCGTCGCCGGGCTTCGACATGGCCAGCTATATCAGCGAAAGCGGGATCCGCGCCGACGAGGTCAACGTCGCGCAGCCCAGCGCGATCACCGGGATTGCCCGGATCGTCTCGCGCGCACCGCTTGGCGTTCTCAGGGACCAACTGCTGATCCGCTCGCTCGACAGCTATGCGCACGTCCTGCCCTCGGCGATCGATCGCGAGAATTTCGCCTTCTACGGCACGACGCTGTCGGGCACGCCCGAGCAGGAAGTGCGCTGGAAGCGGGGCGTCAGCTTCGTCACCGGCGCGCTGTCGGACGATGTCAGCAAGATTTACGTCGAGCGTCACTTCCCGGCGGAGACCAAGGCGGCCGCGGACGCGCTGGTGAAGAATGTCGTCGAGGCGATGGGCCGCCGGATCGATGGCCTCGCCTGGATGGCGCCGGCGACCAAGCAGCGTGCGCGGGCCAAGCTTGCCAACTTCACCACCAAGATCGGCTATCCCGATCGCTGGCAGGACTATGCCGCGCTGACGATCACGCCGGGCGACGCGCTCGGTAACGCGCTGCGGGCGGCCGAGTGGCAGCACCAGGATTCGGTTTCAAAGCTTGGCCAGCCGATCCGTCGCTGGGAGTGGGGAATGACCCCGATGACGGTCAACGCCTATGCCAATTTCGGCATGCAGGAGATCGTCTTTCCGGCCGCCATCCTTCAGCCGCCCTTCTTCGATCCGAATGCCGATCCGGCGGTGAACTATGGCGGCATCGGTGCGGTCATCGGTCATGAGATCAGCCATCACTTCGACGACCAAGGCGCGAAGTACGATGAGCGCGGGCGGCTTCAGGAGTGGTGGACCGACGCCGATCGCAAGGCCTTTGCGGCATCAACCAAGGCGCTGGTCAGCCAATATGACGCGTACCAGGTCTTCCCGGGTGCGAACGTGAAGGGCGACTTCACGCTGGGCGAGAATATCGGCGACCTTGCCGGCCTGACCGTGGCGTATGATGCCTACCGCCATTCGCTGAACGGTGCGCAGCCGGTTGAGATTGACGGGACGACCGGCGACCAGCGCTTCTATCTGGGCTGGGCGCAGGTATGGCGTCGCAATTATCGCGAAGCCAATCTGCGTCAGCGCTTGATCACCGATCCGCACTCCCCGTCGGAGCAGCGCGTCGCGGTCGTGCGCAACCTCGACCCGTGGTATGATGCGTACAAGGTGCAACCGGGACAGGCGCTTTACCTGTCGCCGGAGCAACGCGTCAGGATCTGGTAG
- a CDS encoding response regulator — protein sequence MGRDDTRWLVPALVAAAAASGAVLFFLIDQPVFGALFLAGFVAMLVAAFVVERRGAKSVVVEPLPVADLSLIGATLALLPEPTALTNAEGTLQSVNAAFRDRFGTEVAPTDIAEGAAREELVKAREAAWRNGQASSGALSVAGHNVVVHVQRVGLHRDQLLWHFGSEAAPSPLEVASLQIAGETGTRLASAGVMAALVDDDGRLIAANKSFADRALGHSASQESPRLDELITSVDGGVLHLVAEGADAPALRGVHLPIDPTSGSEAGTLMLFEQGGSASMSTSTNVQVLLEMLPIGLALVDRDGRFLTVNRAFRIAGGLGEEVMPTYPGDLVVKEDKGPVADAVRRNARGPSMSSDLPVRLAHQPTEPVALTVAGLRGLGDAAVLLLLKDNSEEAKLKRQVAQATKMQAVGQLAGGVAHDFNNILTAIIGHCDLMLMRHTPGDSDYDDIQQIKSNSNRAAGLTRQLLAFSRQQTLRPQILQLPDVVSEVSHLLKRLLGETVELVVKHGRDLGAVRADPGQLEQVIVNLSVNARDAMAETGGGVLTIQTYAVRADQVADLGSDILPIADYTALSIADTGSGIAPAILGKVFEPFFTTKEVGKGTGLGLSTVYGIVKQSGGYIFADSKVDAGTRFTIYLPVYHSDPEAKSPAKASRGSRPDTELWGSGTILLVEDEPMVRTVAERALTRHGYHVLTATNGEEALEIVERGDEIALLISDVVMPLMDGPTMVREARKSRPEVPILFMSGYAEEQLRNSIDIENVAFLPKPFSVQELAEAVRRALNQK from the coding sequence CTGGGTCGTGACGATACTCGCTGGCTGGTGCCGGCGCTCGTCGCGGCCGCGGCGGCCAGCGGGGCCGTGCTGTTCTTCCTGATCGACCAGCCGGTGTTCGGCGCGCTCTTCCTTGCCGGTTTCGTCGCGATGCTAGTGGCAGCGTTCGTCGTCGAGCGGCGCGGCGCCAAATCGGTGGTGGTCGAGCCACTGCCCGTCGCCGATCTGTCGTTGATCGGCGCTACGCTGGCCCTCCTTCCCGAACCCACGGCACTCACCAATGCCGAGGGGACGCTGCAATCGGTCAACGCGGCCTTTCGCGATCGCTTCGGCACCGAAGTCGCGCCGACCGACATCGCGGAGGGGGCAGCCAGAGAAGAGCTAGTGAAGGCGCGCGAGGCGGCTTGGCGGAATGGCCAAGCTTCGAGTGGCGCCCTGTCGGTGGCGGGGCACAATGTCGTCGTTCACGTTCAGCGCGTCGGGCTGCACCGCGACCAGCTGCTCTGGCATTTCGGATCGGAAGCAGCGCCCAGTCCGCTCGAGGTGGCGTCGCTGCAGATTGCGGGCGAGACCGGCACTCGACTGGCGAGCGCGGGCGTGATGGCTGCGCTGGTCGACGACGATGGACGATTGATCGCCGCCAACAAGAGCTTTGCCGATCGGGCATTGGGGCACTCGGCAAGTCAGGAGTCGCCGCGGCTCGACGAGTTGATCACCAGTGTCGATGGCGGGGTGCTTCATCTGGTGGCCGAGGGGGCAGACGCACCGGCATTGCGCGGGGTGCATCTGCCGATCGACCCGACTTCGGGTAGCGAGGCGGGGACGCTGATGCTGTTTGAGCAGGGGGGCAGCGCGAGCATGTCCACCTCGACCAATGTCCAGGTTCTTCTGGAAATGCTGCCGATCGGGCTGGCGCTGGTCGACCGCGATGGTCGCTTTCTGACGGTGAACCGGGCTTTCCGCATTGCCGGCGGGTTGGGCGAAGAGGTGATGCCGACCTATCCGGGCGACCTCGTCGTCAAGGAGGACAAGGGACCGGTTGCCGACGCGGTTCGCCGCAACGCGCGCGGCCCATCGATGTCGAGCGATCTTCCTGTACGACTGGCGCATCAACCGACCGAGCCGGTCGCGCTCACCGTTGCCGGGCTTCGTGGCCTTGGCGATGCCGCCGTCCTCTTGCTGCTGAAGGACAATAGCGAGGAAGCGAAGCTCAAGCGACAGGTCGCGCAGGCAACGAAGATGCAGGCGGTCGGACAGCTTGCGGGCGGCGTCGCGCACGATTTCAACAACATCCTGACCGCCATCATCGGCCATTGCGATCTGATGCTGATGCGTCACACGCCGGGCGACAGCGATTACGACGATATCCAGCAGATCAAGTCGAACTCGAACCGCGCGGCGGGATTGACCCGGCAATTGCTGGCCTTCTCGCGCCAGCAGACGCTGCGACCGCAGATCCTGCAGCTTCCCGACGTCGTCAGCGAGGTCTCGCACCTACTCAAGCGCCTGCTCGGCGAGACTGTCGAACTGGTAGTGAAGCACGGCCGCGACCTTGGCGCCGTCCGAGCGGATCCGGGGCAGCTGGAGCAGGTGATCGTCAACCTATCGGTCAATGCCCGCGACGCGATGGCGGAGACCGGTGGCGGCGTGCTGACCATCCAGACCTATGCGGTTCGCGCAGACCAGGTTGCGGACCTTGGCAGCGATATCCTCCCCATCGCGGACTATACCGCCCTGTCGATCGCGGACACGGGCAGTGGCATCGCGCCCGCGATCCTCGGCAAGGTGTTCGAGCCGTTCTTCACGACCAAGGAGGTCGGCAAGGGCACGGGGCTGGGCCTTTCGACCGTCTACGGGATCGTAAAGCAGTCGGGAGGGTACATCTTCGCCGATTCCAAGGTGGATGCCGGGACGCGCTTCACCATCTACCTTCCGGTCTATCATTCCGATCCCGAAGCGAAGTCGCCGGCCAAGGCATCGCGCGGGTCGCGCCCGGACACCGAATTGTGGGGAAGCGGCACGATCCTATTGGTCGAGGACGAGCCGATGGTCCGCACCGTTGCCGAACGCGCGCTGACCCGGCACGGCTATCACGTCCTGACCGCGACCAACGGCGAAGAAGCGCTAGAGATCGTCGAGCGGGGCGACGAGATCGCATTGTTGATTTCCGACGTCGTCATGCCGCTAATGGATGGGCCGACGATGGTGCGGGAGGCTCGCAAGTCGCGCCCCGAGGTGCCGATCCTATTCATGTCGGGCTATGCCGAGGAGCAGCTTCGCAATTCGATCGACATCGAGAATGTGGCGTTCCTTCCCAAGCCGTTTTCGGTCCAGGAATTGGCCGAGGCCGTCCGCCGCGCGCTCAACCAGAAATAA
- a CDS encoding response regulator produces MIVEDEPLIAMMLEDFIFSLGHDVSANCDTVESALGEVGKGGFDLAILDVNLKGESVWPVATALRELGKPFVLASGGHVDPPPSEFENVPMIEKPYTIDRVSPIIEKALAG; encoded by the coding sequence TTGATCGTCGAAGACGAGCCGCTGATCGCGATGATGCTGGAAGATTTCATCTTCTCGCTGGGCCACGATGTCAGCGCCAATTGCGACACGGTCGAGAGCGCGCTGGGCGAAGTGGGGAAGGGCGGTTTCGATCTCGCCATCCTCGACGTTAATCTGAAGGGAGAAAGCGTGTGGCCTGTCGCGACCGCGCTTCGTGAACTGGGTAAGCCGTTCGTCCTAGCTAGCGGCGGCCATGTCGATCCGCCACCTAGCGAATTCGAAAATGTGCCGATGATCGAGAAACCCTACACCATCGATCGCGTCTCCCCGATCATTGAAAAGGCACTCGCGGGCTAA
- the recA gene encoding recombinase RecA yields the protein MAAQLKVIGTSGDSVSTDRQKALEAALAQIDRAFGKGSAMKLGSREKIEIDTVSTGSLGLDIALGVGGLPRGRVVEIYGPESSGKTTLALHAIAEAQKEGGTAAFVDAEHALDPVYARKLGVNIDELIVSQPDTGEQALEIVDTLVRSNAIDVLVVDSVAALVPRAEIEGEMGDSHVGLQARLMSQALRKLTGSISRSRCTVIFINQVRMKIGVMYGNPETTTGGNALKFYASVRLDIRRIGQIKDRDDIVGNTTRVKVVKNKVAPPFKQVEFDIMYGEGVSKVGEILDLGVKAGIVDKSGAWFSYDSIRIGQGRENSKVFLKENPEIAQRIENAVRGRKEEVAEALMVGPDGDE from the coding sequence ATGGCAGCGCAGTTGAAAGTCATTGGCACGAGTGGAGACAGCGTGAGCACGGATCGTCAGAAAGCATTGGAAGCCGCGCTCGCGCAGATCGATCGCGCGTTCGGCAAGGGCTCGGCCATGAAGCTGGGCAGCCGCGAGAAGATCGAGATCGATACCGTGTCGACCGGAAGCCTGGGGCTCGACATTGCTCTTGGCGTCGGTGGCCTGCCGCGCGGCCGCGTCGTCGAGATCTACGGGCCGGAAAGCTCGGGCAAGACGACGCTTGCGCTGCACGCGATTGCCGAGGCGCAGAAGGAGGGCGGAACCGCCGCCTTCGTCGACGCAGAGCATGCGCTCGACCCGGTCTATGCTCGTAAGCTGGGCGTGAACATCGACGAACTGATCGTCTCTCAGCCCGACACGGGTGAGCAGGCGCTCGAAATCGTCGACACGCTGGTGCGTTCAAACGCGATCGACGTTCTGGTGGTCGATTCAGTTGCGGCGCTTGTGCCGCGCGCGGAAATCGAAGGCGAGATGGGCGACAGCCACGTTGGCCTTCAGGCACGCCTGATGAGCCAGGCGCTGCGCAAGCTGACGGGTTCGATCAGCCGTTCGCGCTGCACGGTCATCTTCATCAACCAAGTCCGCATGAAGATTGGCGTGATGTACGGCAATCCGGAAACCACGACCGGCGGCAATGCGCTGAAATTCTACGCCAGCGTTCGTCTCGACATCCGGCGCATCGGGCAGATCAAGGATCGTGACGATATCGTCGGCAACACGACCCGCGTGAAGGTTGTGAAGAACAAGGTCGCCCCGCCGTTCAAGCAGGTCGAATTCGACATCATGTACGGCGAAGGCGTCAGCAAGGTTGGCGAGATCCTCGACCTTGGCGTCAAGGCGGGCATCGTCGACAAGTCGGGTGCCTGGTTCAGCTACGACTCGATCCGAATCGGTCAGGGGCGCGAGAATTCGAAGGTGTTCCTGAAGGAAAATCCCGAGATCGCGCAGCGCATCGAGAATGCGGTACGCGGCCGCAAGGAAGAGGTCGCCGAAGCGTTGATGGTCGGGCCTGACGGCGACGAATAA